TCACGTGCTCTCATTGAATCAATCAACTCTTCAGCTCTTCTTCAATACCCTAAACACCACCAAGGTAATTAATTACGTCACATTATTAATCTTCTATTTTTTGCTAACATTAATACTCGTATTAATCTTTAttcattttgtttgtttgtttcagattCATTGAATGGTTTAAAGATTTACGTTTACGAGTTACCAACAAAATATAATAGCGATTGGTTAACAAATGAAAGATGTAGCAACCATTTGTTTGCATCTGAGGTGGCAATACATAGAGCTTTGTTAAACAGCGATGTCCGAACATTTGACCCGTGGGAAGCTGATTTTTTCTTCGTACCCGTTTATGTTTCTTGCAATTTTAGCACAGTTAATGGATTCCCAGCTATTGGTCACGCTCGTTCTCTTATTGGTTCAGCTGTTGAGCTAATATCTTCACAATTTCCATTTTGGAATCGTAGTTTAGGTTCTGACCATGTCTTTGTCGCTTCTCATGATTTTGGAGCTTGTTTTCACACGTTGGTAAGTCCAAAAATGAAGCTTTCATTGACTGGTCTGTTATTTTTTCTATAAAGAAGaaatctttttgtttttcctaCAAAAAATAAGATGATGTTTTCATCTTTATGGTCTTTTAAGGTTAAAGTATTGATCTTTATGTGTTTTCGTTAATAGGAGGATGTGGCTATGGCAGATGGGATacctgaaattttgagaaattcGATTATATTACAAACGTTTGGTGTTAAATATGATCACCCATGTCAAAGAGCAGAACATGTTGTTATTCCGCCGTATGTGTCGCCGGAAAGTGTACGGAAAACGCTGTCCACGTCGGACGTCAATGGTAAACGTGATATTTTCGCGTTCTTTAGGGGTAAAATGGAAGTCCACCCTAAAAATGTCAGCGGACGTTATTACAGCAAGTAAGTGTAATTTTTTATCTCCGTGAACGATCTTTTTGGTCTGTTTTATTATGAAATGTCGATAATGACCTTTTACCGTTTTATCTTCTCCTTTCATTGTCAGGAAAGTTCGTACAGTTATATTACAAAAATATGGGAATGATCGGAGATTTTACCTGAAGAGGCATAGGTTTGCCGGTTACCAGTCGGAGATATTACGGTCAACGTTTTGTTTGTGTCCATTAGGGTGGGCCCCATGGAGTCCAAGACTGGTGGAATCGGTCGTTTTAGGCTGTGTACCGGTGATCATCGCCGACGGCATCGAGCTGCCGTTTTCCTCCGCCGTGCCGTGGGCGGATATCTCCGTCACGGTGGCGGAGAAAGACGTCGGAAAGCTTGGTTCAATTCTTGAACACGTGGCTGCCACCAACTTAAGCATCATACAACAGAAGCTGTGGGACCCAAGAATTACACGGTCCCTCTTGTTCCATGATCGGACGGTAGAGGGAGACGCCACGTGGCAAGTTTTACATGCTTTGACTCAGAAGTTGAGTATGTCTCATCGCAGGTCAAGAGTTTCAAACGAATAGAATTTTGCCAGGTGTGGAGCATATTATGGGGATAGAATCTACTGCCAGCTAAGAAAGGCTCTTTAATCGACGTGGAAATGTGTAAATGTGGGAGACAGCTATGGATGTATTGGACTGTTCTTTATTTTTAGCAGaagaaggagagagagagagagtgacaGGACAACTCTGTATATTTTTCACTTTTTATGTatatagagttaggaaaattgGTAAGTGGGGTCCAAGATTAGAGAGATTTTATTGTAAGCTGAATTGGCAAGATGTGATTGGTTGTAGATGCGGCTTGGGGTGGACATTAGCTTCTGTTGTGCACA
The Nicotiana sylvestris chromosome 11, ASM39365v2, whole genome shotgun sequence DNA segment above includes these coding regions:
- the LOC104244960 gene encoding probable glucuronoxylan glucuronosyltransferase IRX7, with translation MLEPKRTNNRNRGFYVRMRLLHNNSRNVRTSEKSFCYRYFKWVLWFSLSFYFFASFLFNHKPNNTISFISKTTVSQSKASRALIESINSSALLQYPKHHQDSLNGLKIYVYELPTKYNSDWLTNERCSNHLFASEVAIHRALLNSDVRTFDPWEADFFFVPVYVSCNFSTVNGFPAIGHARSLIGSAVELISSQFPFWNRSLGSDHVFVASHDFGACFHTLEDVAMADGIPEILRNSIILQTFGVKYDHPCQRAEHVVIPPYVSPESVRKTLSTSDVNGKRDIFAFFRGKMEVHPKNVSGRYYSKKVRTVILQKYGNDRRFYLKRHRFAGYQSEILRSTFCLCPLGWAPWSPRLVESVVLGCVPVIIADGIELPFSSAVPWADISVTVAEKDVGKLGSILEHVAATNLSIIQQKLWDPRITRSLLFHDRTVEGDATWQVLHALTQKLSMSHRRSRVSNE